GATTTTTTCAGAGTTTGTAGATAGTTTTTCATTTTCTGAGTATGAAAATTGGTGGTTTTTTCCTCTTTTAAGCTTTGCGATTACTCTTGGTGGGTTTTTGCTTGGTAAGATTGTTTCGAGCTTTTCTAAGAATACGCGCGTGAAGAATGAAATTTTGGCTCTGACATCATTTCAGAACGCAGGCTATATTCCTTTGATTGTTGCTACGCAAGTGTTGAGTCCTAGTGAAGCAGGGCAAATGTATGTGTATATTTTTCTTTTTTTAGCTGGATTTAATTTGGCGATTTGGTCACTCGGCGTCTGTCTTGTGACAGGAAAAGATGCAAAAACTTTAAAATTAAAAGATGTGTTTAATCCACCGATGCTGGCAACAGTTTTTTCATTGATTGCTATTTTCTTTAATATACAAGGGTTTGTGCCTGGCGTTATGATGTCATCGGTTGAAATGTTTGGAGCCTGCGCGCTTCCGATTGCGATTTTAGTTGTTGGTGCAAATCTTGCAGGTATGAGTCTTAAAATTAAAGAATATAAAAAAGAGATTGTTTTCGCTGTTTTAACAAAAGTTATTTTTCTTCCTTTGCTAGCACTCTTGGTTGTTTTTCTTTTAAAGATAAAAGGCCTGGTTGGGTTTTTGATTATTTTAGAATCGGTTGTTCCTAGTGCGACGACACTCGTCGTTATTTCGAAGTATTTTCATACTGAGGAGAAAATTATCAGCAAGGCTATTTTGTACGGGCATCTTTTGGGGCTTTTGGCAACGCCAATTTTCTTAACAGTATACATTGAAATTTCTAAAGGATTTTAAACATGAAA
The window above is part of the Candidatus Omnitrophota bacterium genome. Proteins encoded here:
- a CDS encoding AEC family transporter, with the translated sequence MLNISFQSIGLATLQIFITGSVGYILGKKGVIKEENLKTLSKLLVYIFLPCLIFSEFVDSFSFSEYENWWFFPLLSFAITLGGFLLGKIVSSFSKNTRVKNEILALTSFQNAGYIPLIVATQVLSPSEAGQMYVYIFLFLAGFNLAIWSLGVCLVTGKDAKTLKLKDVFNPPMLATVFSLIAIFFNIQGFVPGVMMSSVEMFGACALPIAILVVGANLAGMSLKIKEYKKEIVFAVLTKVIFLPLLALLVVFLLKIKGLVGFLIILESVVPSATTLVVISKYFHTEEKIISKAILYGHLLGLLATPIFLTVYIEISKGF